A segment of the Diachasmimorpha longicaudata isolate KC_UGA_2023 chromosome 5, iyDiaLong2, whole genome shotgun sequence genome:
CTCACTGCCAATGGTTTCAATTACATTTCATTGATCCCATTGATCTCGATGTACCTCAAATGTCGCATGACTGGCGATGCCAAAGATCAGAAACCGAAGAAAGCGGAAAAGGTCGATTGGCTGATCAAATCTCTCGCTCAATATTTCTCAAAAAGACATTAGTTTAAAAGTCACCTGCGAGGGTCTACAACTCAATCTATCACCGGAGCGAGAGTTGCTCCAAAATTCCAGAATACACACGACCAATTACATCACAGTATTTTGATAATCGCTTTCCACATTCTTAAAATCAACCCGACAATGTCGAAACCAGAAAGGTAATTATATCAGACGGATTTACCCGTGAAACAGTGGGCGCCAAGATGACGTCAACGGAGCGCCTGAATCACCTCTTGGTGTACAGAAGTGAGGCCACCAGATCATAGCCAGCAGTCCTGGAGGAACGATGCCACTGGATCGATAAATCAAGTCTTATCGAGTCTTTCATTCGATTAAAATCGCTGAATCGATCAAATCTCGAGTTCCTACCACTCGAGAACTCGTCAAATCAACATGAATTGAAGCAGTGTCATGAGACATCACATCTCCAATGATAAATTCAATCGTATGCAGCAGCAGCAGTTGATTTTAGCATCGATCGTCAACACTTGAGGTGGAATTGAGTTGAGAGGGGGAGGTAAGGACTTCTGGGGACTTGATTGAAGGTGGTGGTGGCAATATAAGGCCCGGTGAGTGGCGCGCCTCAGCCAGTTCGTATGCGGTACCTACGATCCAAGGTCCGCACCCCACTACGAGTGTCATCCAATACTCGATATTAAAtatatcaatttattaattatttatttctagtTAAGACTTTAGTATTTAATATTTGATACATTCGATCATTGATAGTCTGATAATTAGGGAATTCCTCCGGAAGTGTTGCAACGGTGTTGATCATTTCTGATCGTGCCTGAtttatccccctccccctcacccctgACACCTTTCTCCGTTATTCCCGTCCAACTCATCAGGTTAGACCCGGCTAGTTCGATAAAAGCACGGGCCAACTAATCACAGACTCGTTTGGTGACTCTCACTTCAATCACATCGAGAGAATTTTGGGAGGGAATAAATTCATCATTCGTGATTAACGTATTACCGTTACGTGCGGATACCGTTGTCATTGTACTTTGATAATACGAGACGAGGATAATGAGGTCCTCGCTGATGATACTGCTGCTTGGTGCGGCAATAGCTGTCACACGTAAGttaatctacatttttataatttttttgatcgtCAACGGACAATCTCCAGCAATAAAAAACTGTTGACGTTGACAATTGTTCCGGTTATTGACACCACGGGGTTGTGTTCAGCTGAATCATGAGAAATTATCGTGATAACCGTCTGGGTTTCACTGATGTTGGGGAGGCGTGAAGAGCTCTGTTGTGatatttcaaatgaatgaaaatatattgagtTTCCCATAACGCGGTATAAATTAGTTGGAGGGTGGTGAAAGAGttgggagaagaaaaaaaaataaacgagtTACTGAAAAGTATCGGAGAAAGGCACCTTCCCGGTTTTCAACtaatttattctcaatttcTCTGATCGTACCAGTCAAtatgtaaattaatttaacgaagagaaaaaaaaaaagcagaaCCCGAAGAAAACCTGTTTCTGTTTTCAATGAACGTCAACTCTCGATTTCTTTCATACaagaaacattaaaaaatgatgctTTCGAATCTGTTGAGTTTGACATTAACAAACTGATGTTATTAAAATTTGACTTCACGATGATCCATTTTATCGTTGGGTGCATAAGCGAGACATCGGTTGCATAATAGATTAGAACGTAAATGCCCCAGGGTCGGGTCTCTTTCCTGTCTCGTCTGACGTCATTGGTTGCCGTGCCCCAAAGGCTGCCGTTGGTCATGGGGTGGGAGAAAAACTTTCCCCACGGCTGGTGAgtctttgataaaaaaaaatggttggaAAATACTGTAGAACAAATGAACAACAATGAAAACAACCCCGAGACAAATATATCTCCGACTGAATTAGAGAGACAAATGATTTTTGTAGAGGGTGCATCATCAGTTCGAGTGAAGCGTCAGGAGGAGTCCAAGAAGGACGAGAGCTTTGAGAATGAAATATGCAAGGACAAGGATGCAGGAGAGTGGTTTCGATTGGTAACTGGTGAGGGTGATAATTGTCGTGATGTCATTCAGTGTACGAGTTCGGGTCTCCAGGCTATCAGATGTCCAGCCGGGCTTTACTTTGACATTGACAAGCAGACGTGTGATTGGAAAGCAGCAGTCAACAACTGCAAAACGAAGAATAAGGAGAGAAAAGCCAAGCCTATGCTGTTCACAGAAGAGCCACTATGTGCTGATGGCTTTCTAGCTTGTGGTGATGGTAACTGTATAGAGCGCGGTCTCTTCTGTAACGGTGAGGATGACTGTCCAGACGGTTCGGATGAGAATGTTTGCGGTACGTCGACAGTATTCCAAGCTATTTAATGGATTCAGTCGGAGTGGGTGAATGCTTTCAATAGTTCACTTGTGATTTTAGATATGGATAATGATCCAAATAGGGCGCCACCCTGTGATCCATCTGTCTGTGTTCTACCCGACTGCTTCTGCTCGGAAGATGGTACGACTATTCCCGGTGATATTCCCTATAAGGACGTTCCTCAGATGATCACCATTACCTTCGATGATGCCATCAACAACAACAATATTGGATTGTATAAGGAGATCTTCAatgggaagagaaaaaatcccaatggcTGTGACATCAAGGCCACTTTCTTCGTTTCACACAAGTATACTAACTATTCTGCTGTGCAGGAGATGCACAGGAAGGGACATGAAATAGCAGTGCACTCAATATCGTGAGTTATCAATACGTTTgttaattttgttattaatcATGAATCCCCGATGAATGACTGatacattatttttcttcagacACAACGATGATGAGAGATTCTGGTCGAACGCCACTGTTGACGATTGGGCAAAGGAAATGGCAGGCATGAGGATCATCGCTGAGAAGTACGCAAATTTGACAGATAACAGTGTTGTGGGAGTTCGTGCCCCTTACCTCCGTGTCGGTGGTAACAATCAGTTCACGATGATGGAGGAGCAAGCTTTCTTGTATGACTCTACCATTACAGCCGCCCTGAACAATCCTCCCCTGTGGCCATACACAATGTACTTCAGAATGCCCCATCGTTGTCATGGAAATCTCCAGCACTGCCCAACCAGGTGAGTTTCGAATGAAAGTACTGGAGCATTAATTTCCACAAGTCATAACttcatttcaaataattaatgcgATTTCAAGGTCTCATGCTGTTTGGGAAATGGTGATGAACGAGCTTGACAGGAGAGAAGACCCTGTCAACGACGAGTATCTACCGGGATGTGCTATGGTTGACTCCTGCAGCAACATCCTCACCGGTGATCAGTTCTATAACTTCCTGAACCACAACTTCGACAGACATTACAACCAAAATCGTGCACCCCTCGGTCTCTACTTCCACGCTGCCTGGCTGAAGAACAATCCCGAATTCCTGGATGCCTTCCTCTTCTGGATCGACGAAGTACTCACCAATCACAACGACGTCTACTTCGTCACTATGACCCAAGTGATTCAATGGATCCAGAACCCAAGAACATCTTCAGAATCCAAGAACTTCGAGGCCTGGCGAGAGAAGTGCAGTGTTGAGGGACCACCAGCTTGTTGGGTACCTCACACTTGCAAATTAACCGCCAAAGAGGTGCCCGGAGAGACCCTCAATCTTCAAACATGCGTCAGGTGTCCCAACAACTACCCATGGCTCAACGATCCCACTGGCGATGGTTTCTTCTAGGCTGTTGACGATTACCTTAAACAACGAGACGATGTTTGAATTTTAAAGAGTGAAATTACTCAGCGATATCTAGTGCTCgagaataatcaattttttttatttacattcatCTCTCTCTGAATGTTCTCACTTCTACCACTTTACGATCTTGTCTTCCTTTCTATTTCTTCCTTTTCTGGTTAATATCCTCGCGCACTCGGGCCTCGAACATCGCAAGAGTTTAATGATTTTGAGAGTGAGAGTCGTAACTGTTTATTACGTTTCTTTGCCTGCGGTACTCGACAAGGCGGACGATACTGCGAACAAGATTCGACGTGTAATATAGACGCGGttgtatttttcttctttttttctattgtttcTCAAAGTCTCCCTCTTCCCCTTATTCAATCCTCAATGTCCCTTTGTACTACCTTCACTGCCTCCCTCACGGGTGAGccacttttattttcattctccagTTTCCTCATCTACTTTTCGACTGTTTCTACTAGCAATCCGCCAAAACTTCCTGCGAATGAATTATGTATTCTCTATCTTGAGGATTCTTATTTCTCGCGAAAAATGTATGAATATATATGGTACATAAttgtatgtatatgtatattttGACGAAAAAAACTAAGTGATATTCTTATTTGTTTCAACATTATGATTTTAAGAGGCGAAtcctttaataaaaatatttgaaaattttcaaaaattccgtCTCGACGTTTCTGTTATTTTTCCTTCCTCTGAGATGAGAACGAATATTGACTTCTGCCAGAGTTTTGAATACACAAAGGCTCGGGGAAGTGGAACATTGGACCTTCAGACATTCAGTAAAAACCTGCTGGTGGTAACAAAAAATCCAGGGAAGGGTGGGTGTCCTTTTGGGGCACTGAATTAAGATCAAGGTTGAAATTAACGGGGGGGAAAAATGACACAGAGGTCACTCTCTATCCCGAGGTCAGATATCTCCGCCAATTGACGTggatttcacaaaaaaattttaaccagGATTTCCTCGTTGAAGTTCCGTGCAAATACAGAAATTGTTGGAAAGTTATtaatcgaaaaattttctgccAAGCAATGACGAGAGTTTTCACCAAGTTTTCGAGTGCCTCCCGGCTATTTCAGAAAAGTGGGTTACACCTTGAAGAATCTTGCGCTGATTGATTCAATGTGCCTCGGAGCATCGATGAGCACATCTTAAATGCACTTCAGGGATGTTTGTTTACGATGTACTTCCGGCTTTATCGTTGTGCGGCATTCTGGAGAAAATTAATGGAGGTCTTGATGAGGAAAGTGAAACTCTCGGATGAGGGAACTTCAATTTAAAGAACTATTTGAAATCCCTTACACATTTTGGTGGTAGGATGATCAATCTCCAACTCAGGAATGTGACTGGGATAATGGCTTAACAgctataaatattatttgcatttggatttttaaataaatacacgaatagaaataaaaattttatggagacATCAAGTTAAGAGCTCTTGTACGCCCAATTCATTGTATTTCAAAATCCCTGCAAATATTTCTGAATCCATTACCTCTCTCCCTCCCGTTAAAATAtcaattccattaaaataatGAGCTTTCAATAACAAATTAACCACTTAATACCGAGTTTTTCAATTACCCCGTAATGAGAGTCGTGAATCaagtgaaaatgatttttc
Coding sequences within it:
- the Serp gene encoding chitin deacetylase 1 isoform X2, translating into MRSSLMILLLGAAIAVTQGASSVRVKRQEESKKDESFENEICKDKDAGEWFRLVTGEGDNCRDVIQCTSSGLQAIRCPAGLYFDIDKQTCDWKAAVNNCKTKNKERKAKPMLFTEEPLCADGFLACGDGNCIERGLFCNGEDDCPDGSDENVCDMDNDPNRAPPCDPSVCVLPDCFCSEDGTTIPGDIPYKDVPQMITITFDDAINNNNIGLYKEIFNGKRKNPNGCDIKATFFVSHKYTNYSAVQEMHRKGHEIAVHSISHNDDERFWSNATVDDWAKEMAGMRIIAEKYANLTDNSVVGVRAPYLRVGGNNQFTMMEEQAFLYDSTITAALNNPPLWPYTMYFRMPHRCHGNLQHCPTRSHAVWEMVMNELDRREDPVNDEYLPGCAMVDSCSNILTGDQFYNFLNHNFDRHYNQNRAPLGLYFHAAWLKNNPEFLDAFLFWIDEVLTNHNDVYFVTMTQVIQWIQNPRTSSESKNFEAWREKCSVEGPPACWVPHTCKLTAKEVPGETLNLQTCVRCPNNYPWLNDPTGDGFF
- the Serp gene encoding chitin deacetylase 1 isoform X1, encoding MNNNENNPETNISPTELERQMIFVEGASSVRVKRQEESKKDESFENEICKDKDAGEWFRLVTGEGDNCRDVIQCTSSGLQAIRCPAGLYFDIDKQTCDWKAAVNNCKTKNKERKAKPMLFTEEPLCADGFLACGDGNCIERGLFCNGEDDCPDGSDENVCDMDNDPNRAPPCDPSVCVLPDCFCSEDGTTIPGDIPYKDVPQMITITFDDAINNNNIGLYKEIFNGKRKNPNGCDIKATFFVSHKYTNYSAVQEMHRKGHEIAVHSISHNDDERFWSNATVDDWAKEMAGMRIIAEKYANLTDNSVVGVRAPYLRVGGNNQFTMMEEQAFLYDSTITAALNNPPLWPYTMYFRMPHRCHGNLQHCPTRSHAVWEMVMNELDRREDPVNDEYLPGCAMVDSCSNILTGDQFYNFLNHNFDRHYNQNRAPLGLYFHAAWLKNNPEFLDAFLFWIDEVLTNHNDVYFVTMTQVIQWIQNPRTSSESKNFEAWREKCSVEGPPACWVPHTCKLTAKEVPGETLNLQTCVRCPNNYPWLNDPTGDGFF